In Opitutaceae bacterium TAV5, one genomic interval encodes:
- a CDS encoding thioredoxin reductase, producing MPTSSVENIVIVGTGCAGLTAAIYTGRANLNPLVIEGTLPGGQLTTTSEVENFPGFPTGIDGYQLMQNLREQAQRFGTRFEQAQVNSVDFSSQPLKIVCDDRTVLTRSVIIATGASPRLTGIPGEKELYGGKGVTTCATCDGAFYRNMEVAVIGGGDSAAEEALFLTRFASKVYLVHRRNALRASKIMADRVVAHPKVETVWDHVPVAVQGIEAGSVSGLTVRHVGTGAERTLPVKGIFVAIGHQPNTAPFAGALEVDENGYFIPAAGSQVRTRVPGVYVAGDCADHVYRQAITAAGMGCQAAIEAERWLAEHAG from the coding sequence ATGCCCACTTCTTCCGTCGAAAACATCGTCATTGTCGGCACCGGCTGCGCCGGACTCACCGCGGCCATCTACACCGGCCGGGCCAACCTCAATCCGCTCGTCATCGAAGGCACCCTGCCCGGCGGACAGCTCACCACGACCAGCGAGGTGGAAAATTTCCCCGGCTTCCCGACCGGCATCGACGGCTACCAGCTCATGCAGAACCTGCGCGAACAGGCGCAGCGTTTCGGCACCCGCTTCGAACAGGCCCAGGTCAACTCGGTCGATTTTTCCTCGCAACCGCTGAAGATCGTTTGCGACGACCGCACCGTCCTCACCCGGAGCGTGATCATCGCCACCGGCGCCTCGCCCCGCCTCACCGGCATCCCGGGCGAAAAGGAACTCTACGGCGGCAAGGGCGTGACCACCTGCGCGACCTGCGACGGCGCGTTTTACCGCAACATGGAGGTCGCGGTGATCGGCGGCGGCGACAGCGCGGCCGAGGAAGCGCTGTTCCTCACGCGTTTCGCCAGCAAGGTTTACCTCGTGCATCGCCGCAACGCCCTGCGCGCCTCGAAGATCATGGCCGACCGCGTGGTCGCCCATCCGAAAGTCGAAACCGTGTGGGATCACGTGCCCGTCGCCGTGCAGGGGATCGAGGCCGGCTCGGTTTCCGGGCTCACCGTGCGTCATGTCGGAACGGGCGCGGAGCGGACGCTGCCGGTCAAGGGCATTTTCGTCGCCATCGGTCACCAGCCGAACACCGCACCGTTTGCCGGTGCGCTGGAGGTGGACGAGAACGGCTATTTCATCCCGGCGGCAGGTTCACAGGTGCGCACCCGCGTGCCGGGCGTGTACGTGGCCGGCGATTGCGCCGATCATGTTTACCGTCAGGCGATCACGGCCGCCGGCATGGGCTGCCAGGCCGCCATCGAGGCCGAGCGCTGGCTGGCTGAACACGCCGGGTAA